ATACACAACCCGGCCGGCGCCGATATTGAGATGACCGACTTCACTGTTGCCCTGATAGCCATCGGGAAGCCCCACGGCAAGGCCCGATGAAAGGATTGTTGTAGTCGGATATTCTTTCTCATAACGATCGGTATGCTGCGTATTGCCGGAGAATATTCCGTTGGATTTTTCCGGCTTTCCTTTACCCCATCCGTCTCGAATAATCAGGCATACTGGTTTTGGCGGCATTACTCGGTTTTCCCCTCTGGTTCGACATTCCCGGTTTCATTTTCTCCGGCAGCAGGTGCACTATCCTGAGCGGAAGGTGTGGCGCTTAAATCGGCCTTTTCAGCAATAGCCTTTTCCTGAGCTTTTTTTGTGGCATGCTCTTTTTTATGCTTCTCGTAAAAATCCCAGTTTTCAACTCTGCCGTTGCCGTCACACGCCCAGCATTTCCCGTTGCCTTCGCAGTACCGGCATACACCGGAACCCTTGCAGTACGGGCACTCTTCAACATACGATGACTTCTCAATGCCTTCGGTGGGAATATCGGGCGTCACCGTTTTCCGTTTCCCGACGCCGTCGCAGAAATGACATTTCGTACTCCCTTTGCAGTAAAAGCACACCCCGGGATGGGAGGAGCAAACCGGACACTGTTTCTCATCGTATCGAGGAGCCCGCTGATCATCTCGGGCACACGAGCCCACAAAAAGCGCAAGTGCAGCAATAAGAAAAACCCTTCGTTTCATACAATTAATCCTCTTTCTGTGTTATATGGTATATCGAATCGCCGGGACCAATACCATAGTACGTAAAAGACATACAAAATAGTTTTTTGCTTCCATTTGCCACCTATAATTCGGCTATTTCAAAAAAAATACCCATAACAGAGAAAATTACTTTAGATTTTCTGTGGCACAATGTACATTACTAGAAGGTATGAAAAAGGCCCCCAAAACCGGTTTCATACTATGGAGGAAGAGGTTTAAAAGGCGAGGAGGAAATATGATAACGCCCCGATCAGGCGGCAAATGCCCATTGCTTAGCCGTAATGCCGCGATTCTGCCGGCAAGTGTCCTGTGTCTGCTGTCATTCATTTTCCAACCAACCGCTCAACAGTTCCCCGATACGATCTGGGTCCAGGTAACATTCTACGATTTTCATGCCGACGGCAGCAATCCGGAGTTCAATCCCGATCACTGGGGTGGCTTGTATACCAGGATGGTTGCCGATACGCTCGA
The genomic region above belongs to Chitinivibrionales bacterium and contains:
- a CDS encoding 2,3-bisphosphoglycerate-independent phosphoglycerate mutase (catalyzes the interconversion of 2-phosphoglycerate and 3-phosphoglycerate), with the protein product MPPKPVCLIIRDGWGKGKPEKSNGIFSGNTQHTDRYEKEYPTTTILSSGLAVGLPDGYQGNSEVGHLNIGAGRVVY